One part of the Alosa alosa isolate M-15738 ecotype Scorff River chromosome 4, AALO_Geno_1.1, whole genome shotgun sequence genome encodes these proteins:
- the dhh gene encoding desert hedgehog protein, protein MPAGVQRCQVPPMTLSPWHRRALLVLLSVCTSTSLLVHGCGPGPGYGIRPRPRKLIPLRYKQFVPPISENNLGASGRPEGKITRDSKRFNELICNYNIHIDFKNEEDTQADRFMTKRCKDCLDRLALAVMLQWPKTRLRVTEAWDEDGNHPPDSLHYEGRAVDITTSDRNTSKYGLLAQLAVEAGFDWVNYESKHHVHCSVKADHSVALERGGCFPGSAKVTVEGGEQMPMFLLKPGDKVLSQTELGQTVFSRVLLFLHKDCESRSLFLVLGTEDGQRLTLTPNHLLFHSSYYEADHGKYQACFASRVRKGDYLLIHGSGGRVRPSKVTSLTVEERTGIYAPLTEEGTIFVDGVLASSYASVEDHRLAHWAFGLLRFLLSLPQWTQGVDQQSKQVRVAVAVHTGPHIYNDTQKIGHPGGNGTLKVKGVGWYQNNHCQQNTLSLNTSYGETCENYRHKQGKVHWYARLLYTLGRILLDPQIFY, encoded by the exons ATGCCAGCAGGTGTTCAGCGCTGTCAAGTCCCGCCAATGACGTTGTCTCCGTGGCATAGGCGGGCACTGCTCGTCTTGCTGTCGGTGTGCACATCCACATCGCTGTTGGTCCACGGATGCGGCCCTGGTCCTGGGTATGGCATTCGTCCCAGACCGCGCAAACTAATTCCTCTGAGGTACAAGCAGTTTGTACCCCCAATCTCTGAGAATAACCTCGGTGCAAGCGGGCGGCCAGAGGGCAAGATTACGCGCGACTCGAAACGCTTTAACGAGCTGATATGCAACTACAACATTCACATCGACTTCAAAAACGAAGAGGATACTCAAGCTGACCGATTCATGACAAAG CGCTGCAAAGACTGCCTGGACAGACTAGCCCTAGCTGTGATGTTGCAGTGGCCAAAGACCAGACTGCGGGTTACAGAGGCCTGGGACGAGGATGGAAACCATCCACCTGATTCTCTGCACTACGAGGGCCGTGCCGTGGACATCACCACTTCAGACCGCAACACCTCCAAGTATGGCCTACTGGCCCAGCTGGCTGTGGAGGCTGGCTTTGACTGGGTCAATTATGAATCCAAGCATCATGTGCACTGCTCTGTCAAAGCTG ATCATTCTGTGGCTCTTGAGAGAGGTGGCTGTTTCCCAGGGTCAGCAAAGGTAACTGTAGAAGGAGGAGAACAGATGCCTATGTTTTTACTGAAGCCTGGAGACAAAGTCCTTTCCCAGACAGAGTTGGGTCAAACTGTTTTCAGTCGCGTCCTGCTCTTTCTACACAAGGACTGTGAGAGCAGGTCTTTGTTCTTAGTGCTGGGCACAGAGGATGGACAAAGGCTTACGCTAACACCTAATCACCTGCTCTTTCATTCCTCTTATTATGAAGCAGATCACGGCAAGTACCAAGCTTGCTTTGCCAGCAGAGTGCGGAAGGGAGACTATCTCCTCATTCATGGATCAGGAGGTAGAGTTAGACCATCCAAGGTAACCTCACTAACAGTGGAGGAACGGACTGGAATCTATGCTCCCCTGACAGAAGAAGGCACTATTTTTGTGGATGGAGTCCTAGCCTCTAGCTATGCCTCTGTGGAGGATCACAGACTTGCACACTGGGCCTTTGGGCTTCTCCGCTTCCTGCTCTCCCTTCCACAGTGGACCCAGGGAGTGGACCAACAGAGCAAACAAGTCAGAGTGGCGGTGGCTGTACACACTGGGCCACATATTTACAATGATACACAGAAAATAGGCCACCCAGGGGGGAATGGGACACTCAAAGTCAAAGGTGTAGGTTGGTATCAGAATAACCACTGCCAACAAAACACACTTTCACTGAACACCAGTTATGGGGAAACCTGTGAGaattacagacacaaacagggtAAAGTTCATTGGTATGCTAGACTTCTGTACACCCTTGGGCGAATATTACTGGACCCTCAGATATTTTACTAA